A window of Phycisphaerae bacterium genomic DNA:
CCCCGAGCCGCGGTCGGTGGGGGTTTGGCCCCACATGACCTTTGGGTGGGTCCCTGCCTGCAGGCTTCTGCTCCTCTCAGGCCTTGCGGATCGTGGTGATGAAACGCGAGACTCGCCGGTAGAGGTGAATACCAATCGACTCCCGACGCGCCGGCAGGCAGATCGTTGCCGTCATCCCATGGCCCAGAGTGAGGGTGTCGTCGTGTGCCAGGCGGACCACGAGCAGAAAATAGGGTTGCATGGCTTCGCCACTGTCAGCCGTGACGGCGATGTCGCCGCCCGCTACGTGTGTCAGCGTGGGCAGCTCTATTCGGCGGTCGCCTGCCGCACTCACCCGCTCGATGACGCCGGTCATGATCCTGTTGGCTTCGCTGGCGACCCGGCACTCGACCATTTGCCCGACTCGTGGACGGACGGCGAACACATCATCCTCACTGACCAATGCACGAACCTCGGCGGCCCCGGAGACGATCGTGGCGATCTCGCCGCCTGCCGGTATGTGGCAGCCCACGTCGGTGGGCCGAAGGCATGTGACCAGATGGCCGTCGGCTGGTGCGTACACCTCGAGAGCCGCCGCCTGCTGAGTTCGCCTTTGAACTTCCTGCCGGTACGCGGCCACCCGCTGCTGCTCCTCGATCGCCTTCGCGGGTTCGCTCAAGCGGTACGCATCACGTCGCACCTCGGCTGCCACCAGGCGGGCTTGAGCTTCCGCAAGCTGCTCTGTGACGGAGTCATTGCTGAACTGGACAAGGCGGACGCCGGTCGTGACGGCCTGACCGCTCTGGGCGTTGACGGCCACAACAAAGCCGGGCGTTTCTGCGCGAACCACGGTTTCCTCGCCCGCAAAAACCACACCTGATGTTTGAACGGCCAGTCTCACAGGAATGGTCGCCGCCAGGCAGGGAGCTCCGACAATGGCTGCCACACTGAGTGCGACGGCACGCCGGCGCACCGGCGCCGTTTCCTCCGCCCGCCACAGGTAGTCCGTCAGCTGCTTCAGGAGCCTTGCCAGCATGTATCCAAGGTACACCACGCCCAGAGTCAGGCCGACCATGAAGAACCGCGAGGCAAGCACGGTCGTGATCGCGATGAGAACAAGGACGCGGTAACAGGGGGCCAGCAGTCCGTAAGTCAGGAGGATCAGACGCAGCCGCCGTTCCTGGATTGGCTCCTGCCGAGGAATGCCCAGCAGCCATTTCTTCAGCATGGCGGCCACGTACTCGTTCGCCCGCTGACCGAGATTGGCGATCTCGCAGAGATCGCACAGCACGAAGTACCCGTCGTACCGCATGAGCGGGTTGATATTGAACACGACCGTCGCCGCGCTGGCCAGAAAGATGACATTGAACGCAGTCGCATTCAGCAGGCCGGGCGGCGTCATGGCCCAAACGAACATGGCCATCGACGAGACGATCGTCTCGAAGTACATGCCGGCGAGGCAGATCACGATTCGCTTGCGCCGGTCGGTCAGGCTCCAGGATGCGGAAGCATCGACGTACGCGCAAGGGACTCCGGCTACGAGGTACACGCCGAGCGTGGGCACGTGCAGGCCATAGTACTTGCACGCGTAGGCGTGACCGAGTTCATGGATCAGCTTCAGGCCGACGAGCGTGAACCACATGATCACCAGATTCTGGGCGGCCAGAAGACCGGACAGGGGGTCCAGTAACTCGTGACGGCGGGAGAAGCCGGTGCAGACCGCCCCGACAACGAGCATGAGCCAAGCGACAAAGAACCATCGGCTGAAGAGCGGTCTTGCGAGCCGGAGGGTCCGGCCAAGGAATGCATCGGGGTTCCAGAATGGTATATCGAGGTAAACGAAACTGAACACCCTGGCCCGCTGCTTAGCTGAACGCCGGGCTTTGTACCTGCGATAAAGCGACCGGCCGTCGGTGATGGGCAGGTTGAGGAAACTCGCTCGATGAAGGAAGAGGATGAACTCGTAGAAGCGGTCCTCCTGGGTGTCCAGCAGATCACCGCTGCTGACCAGGGTTTCGAAGATCTTGCCGAGCGGCCGGTTCGAGTCCAGGCTGACGAGAACACGGTAGTCGGCAAGGCTGAAACAGTGGCTCTGTCCGGTCACCGGATCGCGCACCACATAGGACGGCGCGCCGCGGAACACATGCCGACTGATCTCGAGGTCGCGGCGAAGGTCCACACGCGTCTGCCGAAGCCTCGCGGCGAGATTCGGAATCGAATTGGAGGAGTCTACAGCCATAGACGCAGCCGCACGTAATCAACTGCCGAGTGGAACATCACCCACCATGCCGGACGCCGGCCGACGGAGATTCGGGCGACACCCTCCATGCCCGGACGGGCCCAGGCGGGGGCATTTTCGAGTTCGGCCTCGGCGACGAAAGCCACTTCTCCGTCCCGCACCACCGCATTGGGTTGCAGGCGGCTCAATTGGAATTCGTACGAAGTTTCCGGACGGGCATGGCAGGCGTAGCGTCCCGACAAGCCCGGGCGGATACCCGAAATCGCCGCCTCGGGCACGCGAAGCTCGAGCTTCCAGCCCTTCAAGGGGGCAATCCGGAAGAGCGGCGCGCCCTGGGACATGATGCTGCCGACCTTCGTCCTGAGATCACCCTCGATCACTACGCCGTCCATTGGACTCCGGATGGTCGCTCGCTCAATCCGGCTTTCGACGACCGCAAGCTGCGCGCGAATCAGCTCTACCTGGGTTTCAGCAAGGCGAGCATCCACCGGTGTCTTCGTCGCCTTGGCCCGCTGGGCCTCCTGCTCGGCTACCGCGAGTTCCGCCAGGCGCTCCGCCCGCTGAAGGCCAAGTTCCCGCTCGTCCAGCTGGCACAGTATCTCGCCCTTGGCGACACGATCGCCGGCCGTTTTCCTGACATCCGCGAGGGTGGCATCGTAAGGCAAGCTCACATGTCGCAACTGCCCTGGTTGCACGGTGAAGTTGACGTACACGGTGTGCTCCAGCGTGCCGAGCACCAACCAGCACGCCAGGGCCGCGCCCGCGGCCAGGGCGATCCTGGCGCCGTGATGCCTCGGGTTCGCCAAGGCACGGCACACGCCCCCAACGACTTCGACCGCATGTCTCGGCAGACTGCGGCTCGCCTTCTGGAGCAGCAGGAACGCCGCCCCAAAAGGTTGGACCGTCTCACTGATCTGTCGAATGACTTCCGGGGAAAACGATGCCGATTCCCTGTGCTGAATGCTGAGAATCGCAACGCAACGATCCTCGATTCTCAGCGGGATGGAGCTGACTGGTGCGTTCTTCGCCACCTGGTGCCAACTCCGGTGGAGGCAGAAGCCGACCCTCTCTCCCTCGGACGACAAGGGTTGCTGGGCCTGGTAGACGATCGGGCGGCCGAAATCGAGACATTCCTCCATGGCTTGCTGGATCGCCAGCATTCCGGGACTGTCGCCATGGATCTCGTCCTGGCCGGAAACGGACAGGATGCGAACCCGCCGGCGACGCACGATGCCGATCGCCACGTGCTCGCAGCCGAGGTTGTTCCGCAGCGAGTTGGCAATCGTAAACGCCAGTTCCTCGGGGGTCTCGCACGTTGCCGCCTTGGCGAGGGCCCGGTTCTGGCCCATGGTTCGCCTCGCTCCGGAGACGCGATCCTTCTCGATTCCACGTGCTGCGTGCATCATCAACGCGGCGGCGGACTCCATCATGGTGACACGGACCCGTACGTCCTCCTCGCTCATGCGGGCCACAAGCGAAAGACCCCCGACCACCGTTCCTTCGGCCCCGCGAACGGGGACGGCGATCAGGCCGAGCTGGAGCGATGAGTGGCGGGCGCTGAGGAGTTTCGCCTGGGGTTGTCCTGAACCGATGGCGATGGTGAGGTAGTCCTCGACCATGGGGCGCCAGAAGTTGGGGTCGGTGTTGCCCGTATGCTGCTGGTCCTCGATGATGTCCGATGCAAACTGAATGGAAATCGCTGCAAACGGGCTTTCCGTCTCCCTCGCGATGCACTTGAGGGCTTCAGAGAAGAAGGCCTGCCGCGACACGCAGTCCGCTGCTATGGCCAGGATGGTCTCGTGCAGATTCGACCGTGCTGCCTTAGCATTGCCCGGCGTCGTGATGGTGGGCGTGTCTGTACTCATGGTTATTCTGGCGACCGGCTCTCCCCTCGCCGTGTCAGGCGAGCAGCGCTGCCGGCAACTCGACAGGCGCGAAGAAACGGAAACCCACCTCGAAGGCGTTCTCGCGAATGAGGCTGCAGCGCACACAGCGCGCAAACGTGATCGGCAGATCAAGCTCCTGTCGGTTGAAGCTGAGCAGGTAGATGTCACCAACACCGCAGGGCTCCGGCAGCAGCACCTTGCCGCCGCCCTCCGAGATGTCCGCGGTCATTCCGTTTACCTGGTGTTTGTTCCGCTCGCTCGAGTTGCCCGGTTGGAGCGTTACCGCCGTCCTGATCTGGAAGCGAGTGTGACTCCTCTGCCGACGTACCTCCTCTGCGGTGTTGCGTTCGAGATCCTCGACGAACTCCAGGGCGTCGGTGATGTCTTTGGATGCCGGTCCGTTTTCAAAAGCCTCGAACATCTTCGCCTGCCTCGCTGCTTCGCCCTCGTGCGGTCCTAGCCGCCGTGTCCGCCGCTGGCTGCGAGGTCGTCGCGAGCCTTGACGGAGCCGACGTACTGACCGTCGACGCGGTCTTGGTCGTGAAGTCCACGGCAACCATAAGCCCGGCGATCCAGCCTCCGTCCTCGTTGGGGACCTCCAGCCGGATCCTCACCGTCTGGCTCCCGGCATCGGCCACGGGACCCACGGACTTGACCGTGCCCGTGCGTGTTTCCCATCGTGAGTCGATCGGCTTGACTTCGGCTCGTTGGCCGTGGCGTGCCGCTCGTCCCAAGGCCAGCGGACAGTCCACATTGACCAGGAGCGTATCGGTCTGCTCAAGGCGAATCACTGACTCGAGCTCCTCGACACTCTCGCCCACTTCCTTCAGCCTGGCGGTGACGAAGCCGGAGAACGGCGCCCGCAGTTCGCGCTGGGCAAGGAGTTCACTGTTGATCTGATAAGTCTGTTGGGCTTTCAGGTGGTCGTGCTTGGCGATCTCTTGGTTGAGGCGCGCCGCATCGAGCCTGGCCTGCGCTTCGCGCAACTCGCGATCGGATGCCGCGGTCTCTTTGTTCAACTTGGTGAGCCGATTCACTTCGCTCTGCGCGTATTCGAACTCGACTCGAGCAAGGTCGATTTTCAGCGTGGACTCGGCATCAAGGCGCGCACACTCTGTCTGAGCCTTCTGAACAGCCATGTCCAGACCCACAAGAACGTCACCCTTCCGGACGTGATGGCCTTCTTCGGCCGCGATGATGCAGATACGGCCTTTCTGGAGACTCGCCAGACTGGCCTTTCGCAGGGGGGCTGTGAAACCGACAGGCAGTTTATCGGCCGCGCCGTTTGCCGTCGACACTGACGCCGGCCTCTCTCGTTCGTCGGCCAGAACCGACGGGTGCAGCGGGATCACGGCTAGCGCGCAGGGTGCGGAAAGCGCAAGAACAGCTCGTACGCAGAGTTGTCTCCGTCGGTCCAAGGTACCGCTAATCCTCAAGCCAAGGCCTTCCCAACATCACGGAACACTGTCTCGTTGTGCTCCGGTCCTGGTATCGACCATACGTGAGGTCGAAGTTAGCGATGCTGCGGCGGCAACTTCGGCGCGAGGAATCTGAGCCCTAACCGTGCAGCGGTACTGGAAGCACGATGTCTGATAACCTGGGAGTGGGGTGACAGCGGCCAGGGTTCTTCCCGCACGGCTCTCGAGTTACTGGACTTGCCGGGACCCGTTAAGGCGGGCTACCCGCGGCGAGGCCAAGGCGGGCGTACCCGGCTGGACCCCGCCGCCCTCTCATTCGCGGGAGCTTCTTCCACCGACTCGCTCTTGCGATCCCGACGACCCGTCACCGCCCCAACTTCCCGTTAGGTTGCCCAATCGATGCACCATGCCCCACAGCATGGCTAGCAGGCCGCCATCCGACTCACCACCCCTCGCGGCCGAGCCCGTTACGGCTGCCACCTCGGTCTCGTCGCGCGGATGCGCACCCGCCGGCGTGTCGGGCGCCGACCCCGCAGCGGCCGGCGTCAGACCCCGGACGTCGCGCACCTCGAACACGGACTCTACACGTCGCTCGGCATAGCCTTTCGGCATATCCGCAGGTTCGACCTTCTGAGCCGGTACGGAAAGCCGCAAATCCAGACCCTGGCCGAGTTTTCGGTCCCCATCCATGTTCACCAGCAAGTCGGGGGTGGTGACGCCGGCGATGAAGCTCGTGACCGCTGTGGCTGCGGCCATCTCACGGCCGATCGTGGCCGGGTGTAATAGCATAGTCTCGCTGACGGGAATAGGAGCAGGCGGCTTGCGATCGGC
This region includes:
- a CDS encoding PilZ domain-containing protein translates to MFEAFENGPASKDITDALEFVEDLERNTAEEVRRQRSHTRFQIRTAVTLQPGNSSERNKHQVNGMTADISEGGGKVLLPEPCGVGDIYLLSFNRQELDLPITFARCVRCSLIRENAFEVGFRFFAPVELPAALLA
- a CDS encoding HlyD family efflux transporter periplasmic adaptor subunit; the encoded protein is MSTDTPTITTPGNAKAARSNLHETILAIAADCVSRQAFFSEALKCIARETESPFAAISIQFASDIIEDQQHTGNTDPNFWRPMVEDYLTIAIGSGQPQAKLLSARHSSLQLGLIAVPVRGAEGTVVGGLSLVARMSEEDVRVRVTMMESAAALMMHAARGIEKDRVSGARRTMGQNRALAKAATCETPEELAFTIANSLRNNLGCEHVAIGIVRRRRVRILSVSGQDEIHGDSPGMLAIQQAMEECLDFGRPIVYQAQQPLSSEGERVGFCLHRSWHQVAKNAPVSSIPLRIEDRCVAILSIQHRESASFSPEVIRQISETVQPFGAAFLLLQKASRSLPRHAVEVVGGVCRALANPRHHGARIALAAGAALACWLVLGTLEHTVYVNFTVQPGQLRHVSLPYDATLADVRKTAGDRVAKGEILCQLDERELGLQRAERLAELAVAEQEAQRAKATKTPVDARLAETQVELIRAQLAVVESRIERATIRSPMDGVVIEGDLRTKVGSIMSQGAPLFRIAPLKGWKLELRVPEAAISGIRPGLSGRYACHARPETSYEFQLSRLQPNAVVRDGEVAFVAEAELENAPAWARPGMEGVARISVGRRPAWWVMFHSAVDYVRLRLWL
- a CDS encoding efflux RND transporter periplasmic adaptor subunit, with amino-acid sequence MSTANGAADKLPVGFTAPLRKASLASLQKGRICIIAAEEGHHVRKGDVLVGLDMAVQKAQTECARLDAESTLKIDLARVEFEYAQSEVNRLTKLNKETAASDRELREAQARLDAARLNQEIAKHDHLKAQQTYQINSELLAQRELRAPFSGFVTARLKEVGESVEELESVIRLEQTDTLLVNVDCPLALGRAARHGQRAEVKPIDSRWETRTGTVKSVGPVADAGSQTVRIRLEVPNEDGGWIAGLMVAVDFTTKTASTVSTSAPSRLATTSQPAADTAARTARGRSSEAGEDVRGF
- a CDS encoding HlyD family efflux transporter periplasmic adaptor subunit: MAVDSSNSIPNLAARLRQTRVDLRRDLEISRHVFRGAPSYVVRDPVTGQSHCFSLADYRVLVSLDSNRPLGKIFETLVSSGDLLDTQEDRFYEFILFLHRASFLNLPITDGRSLYRRYKARRSAKQRARVFSFVYLDIPFWNPDAFLGRTLRLARPLFSRWFFVAWLMLVVGAVCTGFSRRHELLDPLSGLLAAQNLVIMWFTLVGLKLIHELGHAYACKYYGLHVPTLGVYLVAGVPCAYVDASASWSLTDRRKRIVICLAGMYFETIVSSMAMFVWAMTPPGLLNATAFNVIFLASAATVVFNINPLMRYDGYFVLCDLCEIANLGQRANEYVAAMLKKWLLGIPRQEPIQERRLRLILLTYGLLAPCYRVLVLIAITTVLASRFFMVGLTLGVVYLGYMLARLLKQLTDYLWRAEETAPVRRRAVALSVAAIVGAPCLAATIPVRLAVQTSGVVFAGEETVVRAETPGFVVAVNAQSGQAVTTGVRLVQFSNDSVTEQLAEAQARLVAAEVRRDAYRLSEPAKAIEEQQRVAAYRQEVQRRTQQAAALEVYAPADGHLVTCLRPTDVGCHIPAGGEIATIVSGAAEVRALVSEDDVFAVRPRVGQMVECRVASEANRIMTGVIERVSAAGDRRIELPTLTHVAGGDIAVTADSGEAMQPYFLLVVRLAHDDTLTLGHGMTATICLPARRESIGIHLYRRVSRFITTIRKA